GAGGAAACTTACCTTCTACAACAGGAAACTGATTGAGCTCTGGAAACTTGAAAAACACAGTTGTATTAGAATTTTTAACATGTGGGCTGATCATTCAATGTAAACTGCTGGGTTTGTCTACAACCTAAAATGTCTTTATGATTTCACTCATTTTGGTAACAATATCATCTATGTGCAGGTTTACTCAACCAGGCTGATGGATGTAGAAAGGGATTATCTTTCTATAGATAAACGATATCCCAGACTCTTTATACCCTCAGAGTTCTGCAAGGTTTGTCTGTATTTTTCGTTTCTCACTCAAGGTTTATGGACTCAGATGGTTAAGTACATAAATGAAGTGTGgcatttttattgttgtagGCCGTTGTGAACTGGCCTAGGGAGAACCTTCATCTGTCTATTCATACTCCTGTCAGGTACCTTGCTTGTTGAAGCTGTGTCAGTTAATTAGTTTTCAGgaattcttattttaattCAGGATATGGAACCCTTCAGCTCCTattctttattaaaaaggaaaaaagaaaagaaaatgtaattGTACGACCTTGTTGAGTGTTACAGTTTTGAGCATGATTTTGTTGAAGAAGAGAATGCCGCTGAGCTGAAAGAGCGAGCTACTGAAATGTTGGTTGAAGAACCTGAAAAATCAGGACGTGGAAACATAGTGTGGAACGCGAAGGTAGTTCGTGTTTCTGTCCTCCCCTCTTGTTTTACCCGTTCTTTAATCTTATTATCTAAAATTTAGGTAGTTAAATCTTGAGTCATTCCTGAATAGAAAAACATGTGGATAACTTAATTAAAGAGGAGGataaagaaaattgaattttgaattttttggttatACTCTCTGATTAATTTgcgtactctctctctctctctctctctctctctctctctctctcttattctctcaaaattttatttttcttctgctGCAGTACAGTACACCTGACGAATTGCTTGCTTActctgtattttattttatatttaatttccaCTATTCAGATTATCTTGATGAGCGGACTTAGCAAAAATGCTTTGGAAGAGCTGTCATCTGAAAGAGGTTCCGATGATCGCTTATCACATATCTGCAATATCCTTAGGTTTGCTGTTCTCAAAAAGGACCGTTCATGCATGGCAATTGGTGGCCAGTGGAATCCTGCTGATGGTGGTGATCCATCAGTTGATGATAGCCCTTTAGTTCAAACTGCCCTAAGGTTTGTGCTGTCAGCTATCTTTTATAGAGATACATAAAGAAATAATGCTATTTTCTATTAGATTGAATGAGTTTTTCTTTGTAGATATGGAAAGGATGTTGCTAAACTTGATCTGCAGAACTGCAAGCACTGGAATCGTTTTCTTGaggtaaaatttgcattagtAATGATTGTGATTTTTACCTAGTTgcaatctttttttatttgatttttttattttgcagaTTTCTAAATTTATGACTAATTCTTCAATTCCATTTGACATTTGCAGATACACTATGATAGAATTGGGAAAGATGGAGTCTTCAGCCATAAAGAGGTGACTGTAATATTTGTCCCAGATTTGTCTGAATGTCTCCCTTCATTGGATTCATGGCGAGACCAATGGCTTGCTCACAAGAAAGCTGTTGCAGAAAGAGAGTGTCAACTTTCTTTGAAAAAGGaggtttgttgtttttattgtAGTTCCCCTGGGTTTTgtatggttttgttttgggtagatttttattttaatcacAGGCACACATTATTGATGGGTATGTAGGTTAACATGTATGCACACATTTACATTTCGTAGGAAAAAAATGTAGATAGGTTAACATGTATGCATCCCACATGCAGTGGTTCAACTGCGGGTCAATTTGTGGCTATGGTTAATCATCAGTCATGCACTTTGTGAATGATTCACAAAATTCTGtcaatttataaaatctttaACTAAATTATTGGGGATGCGTTTCTCTGTttcagtatttatttatttcggCATGCATGACAGGCGTGATGCAGCCATGTAATCCTACAATGGAGCTTTTTAAATATGGATCCAACAGATGGTTAAGAAGTTTTAATAACATTGACTCAGGATTAGCTACAaaagcctttttctttttcgcaTCTTCTTGATACCATATTTACATTTAACCCTTGTTGATCATATATACTTTTGTAATATCCTCTTgtccttattttattttctcaaaacTTGTAACAGTAAAATTTATCTTGATCGGCTTATAGTTTacttgtttttaaaattagtatGTTTGTTCTTGCAGAGATCAAGGGAGAAGGAAGTTCTGAAAGGTAAATGGAGTTGGTCTTCTAGTTGTGTATGATTTCACATCTTTTGTTTGATGTTCATCAATAATCATCTTTTGCTTGGTTTTTGGTTTAGATAAGGAAATGGAATcatcaaaacacaaaagagttgacaaagaagataaaaagaaagagtcTGCATCCACTGGAGGGGCGAAGGAAGTTAAGAAACTGGAGCAAGATGGTACTAATATGAAAGGGAATGCATCTGAAGGAAAAGGTGACGTGAATGGTAAGAAGCTTGAGAAAAAAGATGTGAGTGGAGGAGACAAAGGCAGGATTGAGGATAAAAAGGAACAGGTAGAAACTGCTGAAGTTCAGACAACTGGAACTGTAAAGAccgggaagaagaagattatAAAGAAGGTTGTCAGACAGAAGGTTGTTGGTAAGGGATCCAGTGATACTACAACCAAGCAACCTGACAATCTGGGTGATGGGGGGACAAAAGGAAATTCAGAGACTCCAGGTCAAGAGGAGGAATCTTCTGCTGATCCTGCTGTAGTGAAAACTTTTGTGAGGAAAAAAGTTATTAAAAAGGTTCCAGTGGATAAGGCTGCTCAGAATGAAGATAATATTGGCACGAAGGTGAAAGTTGAGAATGAAACCGGATGCTCTGAGGATAAATCGGATCCAAGCGGTAGTACAAATACCAGTGTGAAGACaattgtaaaaaagaaaatcattaagAGGGTGCCTAAACGGAAGGTGACTGGTGTTGAACTGAACGAAGGGGTTGCTAAGAGTAAGAAAGATGGTGATGGGGATGAAAAAAATGTTGGAGATGAAACAGAAAGTGTGAGGAAGCAAACAGCAGATGCAGAAAAGCCAGCAAGTGATGTTGtggaaacagaaaaaaaagttatttctAAACCAAAGGCTTCAAAAACACAAGTCAGTGACAAACAAACTGATATGGCGAATTCAAGTAAAGCAGATGCAAAGGATGTTAAGGAGGATAAGAAAGATGAAAAGGGAGCTGGTGAGAAGAGTGGCTCTGTGACTAAAGTGGAGATTGAGCCAGACACGCAAAAAATTGCTCGTAAGGATAACCATAATGGCacgaagaaaaaattgaaagatgatgagaaaacaaaagatgagaaagagaaaaaagacaGAGATGGAAAAGATGAGTCTAGAAGCAAATCAAATAAAGAACtgaaagaaacaagaaagcCTGAAGAACCTCCTCGACACCCTGGATTAATTCTACAAACACAGTGGAGCAAGGATTCTAAAGTAGGTTGATTATAGTCTGAATATCACAGTTTTGTTTACTACATGTATTAAATATGTTTGCATGTACACCTCATCTAATATTCCTTGCATGTTTGCTCTAATTGTGTGGTAATCTGTGACAGCTGCGTTCAACATCACTTTCACTTGATTTACTATTAGATTATACCGACAAGGACATTGAAGAATCAACGTTTGAGGTATGTTTTCTCGTGGCATCTAATGTTCTTCATGTCTGCCTTAATTCTATGACTGAATTTTGGATCTGTGTCTACTGGTTCACTTGTTCTCTTTGCGTATTTCTCATTATACCAGATGCAAAATAGAGCTAATTGTTTCCTTGTAAATCTTTCCctccttttcccttcttttctcTCCATTCTCTCAGCTTTCACTGTTTGCTGAAACGCTTTATGAAAAGCTTCAGTATCAGATGGGATGCCGTCTTTTGACATTTCTACAGGTTGGTTTAAGACAGTTAATCTGAATATGCatataatttgatattttttattttgtaatgaTGCATCTTCATTTATGTGAGTTGTTTTTGTAGAAGCTGCGAATAAAATTTGTGATGAAAAGAAACCATCGTAAGAGGCAACGAGAAATAGAAAAAGTTGAGAAAGGAAATGATGAAAAATCACCAACGAAGCGTCTGAAGATAAATGAGCTCCCTGTGACGAACCAGCCTGCTAAGTCATCCGAAGCATTGAGTTCATCTCGGTCAGATGGAGAGaaacaagatgaagaaaaagctGTTATTGAGGAGAATAGTTCTGTTGATCATGTTGATGAGGTTAAGATGGAGCATAtagcagatgatgaagaagaccCAGAGGAAGATCCAGAAGAATATGAAGAAATGGAGGATGCTAGTCCTCATCCCTCTAATGAGAATAATGAAGAGGGGAATGTGATTCCTGTGCTTGGAAACGAGAAGGACGAATCCAAAGTTAAGGAACAAGCTAACACGAAGGCTGCAGAAACAAAGGCCAAGGCCGAAGCAGATACAGGTGAAAGAAAAGAGGGGAAGGTGGATacaggaaagaaagaaactccCAGGGCAAAGGAGGTTGTGGACAAGGAACTATTGCAGGTATACCTTTCAGTTATTGTTTTAGTTTGATTGCTGAACAGTTTCATTCTCTCTCCATCAATCCATTAATgccatcctttttcttttatactTTTCCCATCTGAAACAGGCTTTTAGGTTCTTTGACAGGAATCAAGTTGGCTACATTAGGGTAAGTTGCAATCTTCaatgtatatatttgttttgttgcatTATTAGAGAAACGTAAAGAGCTTGTTGCTTTTTCAGGTTGAAGATATGAGATTGATAATCCACAATTTGGGAAAATTCCTTTCCCACAGGGATGTCAAGGTGAGAagtataaaattttgttttgttgcttCATTTTGTATTTAGTGTATTCTTATCTTTGACAGTTTGGTCATGCTTGTTTTTTCTGCATCAGGAACTTGTGCAGAGTGCATTATTAGAGAGCAACACCGGAAGGGATGACCACATTCTTTACAAGAAACTGGTGCGAATGACTGACATTTGAGATCTGAAGCGTATTTGGTTTccgaattatttttcattttggagtCAGGTtgaatttttgcattttcctttGATGACGGTTAAAAGGAAAGGGAAAACGAACTTAGAGATAGGGTTTTGGATgtttacaattaaattattcccTTGTGTTTGCATTTACCGCCTCTTTATTGATTGAAATAAGAACACTTTTGCCATTCTCAATGTGTTTATCTCAGTAAATACAGTAATTTCAGTTTATATTCTCGGAAATTGATCCATCGTACAAGTCTGGTTGAGtagcaaattttgaaattttaatttgataacTGCCAAAGTTAATTTATGCTGAGAAATTCTAGCTCTGAATTATGGAAAAATTCTGAGGACGAAACTCTTGGGAGGATTCTTGATAAAACAAAATCTCTTGGGAGGATCCTAACACAAAGCTTTTAATACAAAGCAGCTAATCAGTAAAATATGagataaaataaagaaaagagtCGGCAGATTTCATCAagttaaacaaaaaatcagCAAATCAGTTCTTTAGCCCAGTAGGTTAACTGATTATTGGCCACTACAAGggaatataataaaaattgaaaattttagctATTAGTTAATAGCTTGGTTTAAAGAACGCCAAGACCAAGAAGAGTTTTCATTGCTTGCTTTTTCACTACTTTCCCATACACCCCTCTTCCCAGCTTCAAAGCTCTCTCCATTTCCACAACTCCCCCACTACCTTTCTTTAActtctccaccaccatcttcaACACCCTCTCATCACTTCCCACTGCTTCCGCAATGCTATCGACCACCGAATCCATCGGTGGTATCCGTCTTCCCCACCCCTTTGCCGACTTCTCTGGGCTATAAGCCTGAGAGCATGCATCCCAAAATGACGCTCTCAAGTACCCTTTCTCCCTTTCCCTCACCGTCCATCTTCTCATGCCTTCCTCCAGCCTATAAACTGCAGCACCGGCATCTATCCCTCTTTCGAGACCCATCTCAATCTCTCTTATGTCTTGCCTTGAATACAAATCCTCCTCAAACTTGCATCTCTTACAATCACACCTGAACCCCCATGTCTTGCACATTTCATTGCGCTTGTCCAATGGAGAAAGCACATCAAAATATGCAAATGTTATCTCCTCCCCAGCCTTGATATCTCTGGAAGCATGAACTATTAGATAATCTCCAACATGCAAACGCCTTGCATTGGGAACACATGAATGGTTGATGAATGAAGCCAGTACCCACAGCCCGACACCATAATAGTCACTGTTCTTCCCCAAAACCTTAGAAGAGATTGCATCCTCAACAAGAGAATTGACATCCAAGATGCTTAGAATCCTGTTCACATCAAGCTTCTCATTTGGGTAGCCACCAATATGCTCTGACTCAGGCTTAAACAGATTGATCTCAGGGACCTCAAGCTTATCCTCATCTTCACCACTTGACAATGTACTGATCAAATCCCGGGTTCTTGAACATTTAGCCGCCGAATCCATAACTTTTTCAGTGAAGTTCTTCCACATGACCAATTGAGCATTCTCATCCAGATTTTGATCCGGCAAAATACCCCTCTCTGTGGCAACTGCTTTGGTGACCAACACCAAAGTTCCAGCATCAATGTTCTTTGTTGCAAACAGGCCTCGCCCTCTAATCTCAGATATCTTTATCTGCACTGCTCCAATGTACTCAGCAGGCTCCAAAGGCTTTCCGCGAAACCCGTTAACCACCCATTCAGAGAGATCAAAAGCTCCAGTTCTCGACATCAACTCGAGCTTCTTGCATTTCTGCAAGTACCCATTGAGGCTAACAGAGCTCCCATTAGCCTGAGGATCAAGCTGAGCTGTTTTGAAGCATTCCAATGCCATTGAATACCTGCTCAGATTCAGCAAAATCTTACCTTTACAGAGAAGAGTCTTGAAATGGGTACTCTCAATTTTCAATGCCTGATCGCAATCCCTCAAGGCCTCTGCAAAATCCCGGAGTCTGGATCGTGCTTCGGCTCGGTTCGAGAGGGCTAAGCAGAGGGATTTATGGAGCTTGAGGACATGTTCTGGGTCTTCAGGGGCCTTTGAGACCTGGTCTTGGCAGAGGCTGATGAAGTGAGAATATGCTTGTACGGCCTCCTTCCATTCTTCTCTGAGAAGGAGCTCTGTGGCTTTGGATCTGAGCTGCTGCATTTGCTCTTCTGCCATTACTAGCTGATCTTGTTGGGTTTCTCTCATTTCTGACTATGATGACTAATTTGGGTAAGCGAGGAGGCTTTTCTCTgtagtttttgaatttgacgTTATGTAACGGTCACAAGGCCGGCCtttattattttacattttttgtaACGTTGAACGGCTATGCCGGTCTCGACGGTGTCGTTACAGCCAGTGGataaagcaaacaaaaactagaACCTGATTGAACGGATATGTTTGTTGGCATCATAGCCACAAGATCActtttggttattttgttttcttaaatttctATTGAGCATGATATCTCGTACAATACGAATGGCATGTTTGTAGTGGTTTTGAAAGGGATAAAATATGCTTCTCATATCCTACTTTTAAGTCACAAAAACTCTAATTACTTGGATTTAGAAATCAAAGACGCTTATGATATCGTAGAATTCAAAAATTACCTCCGAATGCTTAATTACTTgaattttcaataaatttttaacGTTCTTCTAATAAATGTGCTTATAAAAAGGCAGTTATAAACAAATGTGCTTCttacaaaattattttcaaacgAGGTCGAAGACTTGTAGCTCAACTCTCGCCTCTACCTCATAAACAGTCATTTCCTACTAAAACGACATGTAACACACTGTCGTTCAATTTTATAACTTGATGTCGTTTCCCAATCTATTAGATTATCCTTTAACtgattttccgtcgttgttcttcaattttataGTTCCGTCGACGATGAAACCGAGCGAAGATCATCGGGCCTACAGGAAGATCTTACTGGCGTCGATCTCAGCCATGGTGGCGGAGACGACGACGTTTCCGATAGACCTGACAAAGACTAGGCTTCAGCTGCACGGTGAGTCGGTGTCGGTGGGATCGGCTCGGCCCACCAACGGGTTCCTAGTGGCCTCTGAGATCTTGCGGCAGCAAGGCCCTCTCGGGCTGTACAAGGGATTGTCTCCTGCACTTCTCAGACACCTCTTCTACACGCCAATTCGGATCGTCGGGTACGAGCACCTCAGAAGCTCACTGAAAACCGATGGTGggtccctctctctccccgctAAAGCTCTCTCCGGTGGGCTTTCCGGCGTCGTTGCTCAGGTAACTTGCTTTCTTATTGTGTCTAACTTATTGGGTTGGGTCCCTtttcgaaaaaaataattgggaTTTGTAATTTGATAAGTTTTTGGACTTGGGAGATTGAaagtttagtttagtttttttttgtttttttgttgggtcAAGAAGGGAAATTGAAAGTAATAGTGTTACCGATTCATTTTAGAGAAAATTGATAAGtttaaaaatgaaagcttGTTCGAATTGACAATGAGAAAATGAATGCTTGATCTTTGAAGATTAGTAATGCAGTTTTGTCACATTCTATTCGCATTGAATTTGCTTCAATCTCATACTTTGACATGcatatgaatttatatatacaaaactTCACTGCATTTTACACACTCTTGATATTTAAATGCAGCTTTTTCACATGATAATCCATGTTAGGTTGGCCTACTTGGTTGTGCTGTGCATTTCTTTGCCAATCAAATGGTCCAATAATTGATTAGACTGACAGctttgtattttctttaactctgtgtttgctttgAAAGTAATAATGTTCTTCTGTTTACTGCAAGTAGTACAGTTGGTGGCAAGCCCCGCAGATCTTGTTAAGGTGAGGATGCAAGCAGATGGTCGTATGGTGAGGCAAGGCCTTCAACCTAGGTACTCAGGGTGCTTTGATGCTTTAAACAAGATCGTCCGATCGGAGGGCATTGGAGGACTTTGGAAAGGTGTTTTCCCTAATGTCCAAAGAGCATTCTTGGTGAACATGGGAGAGTTGGCCTGTTATGATCAGGCGAAACATTTTGTTATCAAAAATCGAATTTCGGAGGATAACATATATGCCCACACTTTGGCATCAATCATGTCAGGCCTTTCAGCAACTGCTTTGAGTTGTCCAGCTGATGTGGTAAAGACGAGAATGATGAACCAAGGGAAGATTATGTACAACAATTCCTATGATTGTTTGGTGAAGACTGTCAAAGTTGAGGGTTTAAGAGCATTGTGGAAAGGGTTCATACCTACATGGGCAAGGCTTGGTCCTTGGCAATTTGTGTTTTGGGTCTCATACGAGAAGTTTAGACAAATTGCAGGGTTCTCTTCTTTCTGATGAATCTTTTCATCCACTCTCTTGTTTCAGATTCCGAGTGATCATACTGGATGGCATTTATATTCCTTCTTcaagcttgaaggatgcctcGCATGTTTAGGTGCCAATATTTGGTACTTACATGTTGTTGTGATTCAAACATCAAAGATTAGAGTTGTGATATAGAGCAAGCAAGCTCCAACTTGTGATTAGGAATTAACAATTTCGtgagttttctttctttcttttgagcTGTTACTCATTGACAAACAATCAAAGATTTCTGCCTTCATAATTTGCAATGAAGAAATATTCCTTTCTCAGTGGTATTTCTGTTGGGtttgaaatttgtttcctTCAATTGCATTTTGCATGCTGTCATGTCCTATATGCCCCAATatatttggaaaaaaagaaaaaaatgggaAAATACAAGATGTTGAAGTAGCAATTAAGCTCTTGGGTTCCCTTTGATTGCAAGTCGACAACACTTAGCTCCTGACAATTTCTCTTGCAAGTTAATTTGGTGATTAACTTTTAACTGTGATCTTGATAGAAACCTAATAAGTAAGAAACCAAATCCTGCATGGAAGTTATGAGCCTCAGGCTGTCTCGTTCGAATTTACAAGCCTCTGGATTGGACCACTCTCTCAGTACACCAGTTGCCTGCTTGAGTTGTCACCTTCATAATTGTGTTTCACTCCTGAGCCTAGAA
The window above is part of the Prunus dulcis chromosome 1, ALMONDv2, whole genome shotgun sequence genome. Proteins encoded here:
- the LOC117626893 gene encoding protein SHORT ROOT IN SALT MEDIUM 1, translated to MYSSRGGNAYGQQSYTGQSAYGQNLGPAYAGNSAGGPEGGSQVPMGSRHSSMLVGSEEVDASGYRAHPSAAAHYGGQYSSIYGSAALSSAPQVPPMSTKGSGPSVLESRGGYVPAKPESPKFSSGDYISSSSHGYGHKVDQLYGEKAPDYPAIDRRQFGERQSAYMGRDLQGESTGRYADSVGFGPQHQSEIYDRIDKAVLLRQEQLLKSQSLQSASLDGSARQADYLAARGAASRHPTQDLTSFGGRMDADPRSLSMLSGSSYGGQPAPSILGAAPRRNDDLMFSQSSSNPGYGVSLPPGRDYATGKGIRGSSLESDYPGSLSHGGHPRIDERKDDRASYLQEFELREETRRRERLRERERDREREKEWERERERERERERERERERILERRVKERDRERKRALETRRERTPPRVSRDRRGSSLAKEGRSLRQDSPHHEALHRRHSPVKDKRREYVCKVYSTRLMDVERDYLSIDKRYPRLFIPSEFCKAVVNWPRENLHLSIHTPVSFEHDFVEEENAAELKERATEMLVEEPEKSGRGNIVWNAKIILMSGLSKNALEELSSERGSDDRLSHICNILRFAVLKKDRSCMAIGGQWNPADGGDPSVDDSPLVQTALRYGKDVAKLDLQNCKHWNRFLEIHYDRIGKDGVFSHKEVTVIFVPDLSECLPSLDSWRDQWLAHKKAVAERECQLSLKKERSREKEVLKDKEMESSKHKRVDKEDKKKESASTGGAKEVKKLEQDGTNMKGNASEGKGDVNGKKLEKKDVSGGDKGRIEDKKEQVETAEVQTTGTVKTGKKKIIKKVVRQKVVGKGSSDTTTKQPDNLGDGGTKGNSETPGQEEESSADPAVVKTFVRKKVIKKVPVDKAAQNEDNIGTKVKVENETGCSEDKSDPSGSTNTSVKTIVKKKIIKRVPKRKVTGVELNEGVAKSKKDGDGDEKNVGDETESVRKQTADAEKPASDVVETEKKVISKPKASKTQVSDKQTDMANSSKADAKDVKEDKKDEKGAGEKSGSVTKVEIEPDTQKIARKDNHNGTKKKLKDDEKTKDEKEKKDRDGKDESRSKSNKELKETRKPEEPPRHPGLILQTQWSKDSKLRSTSLSLDLLLDYTDKDIEESTFELSLFAETLYEKLQYQMGCRLLTFLQKLRIKFVMKRNHRKRQREIEKVEKGNDEKSPTKRLKINELPVTNQPAKSSEALSSSRSDGEKQDEEKAVIEENSSVDHVDEVKMEHIADDEEDPEEDPEEYEEMEDASPHPSNENNEEGNVIPVLGNEKDESKVKEQANTKAAETKAKAEADTGERKEGKVDTGKKETPRAKEVVDKELLQAFRFFDRNQVGYIRVEDMRLIIHNLGKFLSHRDVKELVQSALLESNTGRDDHILYKKLVRMTDI
- the LOC117626901 gene encoding uncharacterized protein LOC117626901; this encodes MRETQQDQLVMAEEQMQQLRSKATELLLREEWKEAVQAYSHFISLCQDQVSKAPEDPEHVLKLHKSLCLALSNRAEARSRLRDFAEALRDCDQALKIESTHFKTLLCKGKILLNLSRYSMALECFKTAQLDPQANGSSVSLNGYLQKCKKLELMSRTGAFDLSEWVVNGFRGKPLEPAEYIGAVQIKISEIRGRGLFATKNIDAGTLVLVTKAVATERGILPDQNLDENAQLVMWKNFTEKVMDSAAKCSRTRDLISTLSSGEDEDKLEVPEINLFKPESEHIGGYPNEKLDVNRILSILDVNSLVEDAISSKVLGKNSDYYGVGLWVLASFINHSCVPNARRLHVGDYLIVHASRDIKAGEEITFAYFDVLSPLDKRNEMCKTWGFRCDCKRCKFEEDLYSRQDIREIEMGLERGIDAGAAVYRLEEGMRRWTVREREKGYLRASFWDACSQAYSPEKSAKGWGRRIPPMDSVVDSIAEAVGSDERVLKMVVEKLKKGSGGVVEMERALKLGRGVYGKVVKKQAMKTLLGLGVL
- the LOC117613797 gene encoding mitochondrial uncoupling protein 3 isoform X1; its protein translation is MSFPNLLDYPLTDFPSLFFNFIVPSTMKPSEDHRAYRKILLASISAMVAETTTFPIDLTKTRLQLHGESVSVGSARPTNGFLVASEILRQQGPLGLYKGLSPALLRHLFYTPIRIVGYEHLRSSLKTDGGSLSLPAKALSGGLSGVVAQLVASPADLVKVRMQADGRMVRQGLQPRYSGCFDALNKIVRSEGIGGLWKGVFPNVQRAFLVNMGELACYDQAKHFVIKNRISEDNIYAHTLASIMSGLSATALSCPADVVKTRMMNQGKIMYNNSYDCLVKTVKVEGLRALWKGFIPTWARLGPWQFVFWVSYEKFRQIAGFSSF
- the LOC117613797 gene encoding mitochondrial uncoupling protein 3 isoform X2, with protein sequence MKPSEDHRAYRKILLASISAMVAETTTFPIDLTKTRLQLHGESVSVGSARPTNGFLVASEILRQQGPLGLYKGLSPALLRHLFYTPIRIVGYEHLRSSLKTDGGSLSLPAKALSGGLSGVVAQLVASPADLVKVRMQADGRMVRQGLQPRYSGCFDALNKIVRSEGIGGLWKGVFPNVQRAFLVNMGELACYDQAKHFVIKNRISEDNIYAHTLASIMSGLSATALSCPADVVKTRMMNQGKIMYNNSYDCLVKTVKVEGLRALWKGFIPTWARLGPWQFVFWVSYEKFRQIAGFSSF